Part of the Bacillota bacterium genome, TGCAGGAAGGCGCGAGGGTACTGATGCAATGTCGGGCTGATGACGATAGCCAGCGGCAGCACCTGCGCCTCAGGAACGCGCTGAGCCAGCCAGAACAGAGACCTTTTGAAAGGAAGAAGGTGAAAACCAGCGTGCAGAACGCCTTCCGGAAAAAGGAACAGCACGCGCGGGGGGGTCTGTAGCAGGCGCACCGTCTGGCGTATCGTGCGTGCCCTTGCCATCGTATCGCCCGGCGGATAGGGAAGCGCGCCGAGTGCCCAAAAAGGAGGAAACCACCTCCACTCTTCCATCCACATGCTCAGGGGCAGTTTCCACTGTTTACCCAGCACGTAACACAGAAAACCGTCCCACCAGTAATGGTGATTGGCAAAGATGATGACGGGGCGGTCTCGAGCAGGTGGCTCGGTGACCCGGGCGTATACCGCTTGAAAATGCGCAGCCACACTGCGGCAGATGAAGGCATCCGCCACCAGCCTGCCCGTCGCCTTCAGCGCACCCGGTATTCGCGCCCCTTCCATAGCACCTTCC contains:
- a CDS encoding 1-acyl-sn-glycerol-3-phosphate acyltransferase, with the translated sequence MEGARIPGALKATGRLVADAFICRSVAAHFQAVYARVTEPPARDRPVIIFANHHYWWDGFLCYVLGKQWKLPLSMWMEEWRWFPPFWALGALPYPPGDTMARARTIRQTVRLLQTPPRVLFLFPEGVLHAGFHLLPFKRSLFWLAQRVPEAQVLPLAIVISPTLHQYPRAFLHLDTSFQAHTCSADEWLPEAHQKMTQLVESLRQEAECLDTVEKTLQAGFSQLVKGRASVNERWWARMMP